One stretch of Glycine soja cultivar W05 chromosome 7, ASM419377v2, whole genome shotgun sequence DNA includes these proteins:
- the LOC114420582 gene encoding uncharacterized protein LOC114420582, with the protein MICDLGQEGFQQAHTTLYDNIEIDSKKPLYAGCTSFTKLSAVLALVNLKARFGWSDKSFSEMLILLKNILPADNVLPKNHYEANKILCPVGMYKLKNGDSSVHPNAGNPRPAKVCWYLPIIPRLKRLFANGEDAKNLTWHADSRKSDGLLRHPADSPQWKAIDCLYFDFGAEPRNLRLGLATGGMNPYGNLSMRPVLLFIYNLPSWLCMKRKYVMLSMMIPGPRQPGNDIDVYLRPLIDDLRKLWEEGVNVWDANLQPSFLLRAMVFCTINDFLAYGNLSGYSVKGYHACPICEQNTSFRQLKHGKKIVYTRHRRFLKPYHPYRRLKKAFDGSQEHETAPNPLSGDEVYDRVKDVLVGLKSHDCHVLMQQLLPVAIRGTLPEKVCVAITRLCFIFNAICAKVIDPKQLDDLKNEVSMVLCQMEMYFLPSFYDIMVHLVVHLVREIRCCGPVFLRWMYPVERYMKVLKGYTKNQYRPEASIVERYVAEECIEFASQYVESLKPVGLPSSRHDQPKVGKGTRGYNVVTMTRHDVSQAHLYILNNTPEVLPYIEAHKKHVRETHPKMNMMRVLQEHNKTFINWFRQTIFADNSVSKRLTLLAIVPNLNVPTWKGYDINNYSFYTKSQDDKSSVQNSGVSVDANSDHFCSTSDNNPIRASMCYYGVIQEIWEVVYTTFRLPVFKCQWVNGTTGVHQDPLGFTLVDLSKVVYMEEPFIMAEQARQVFYVDDPCNSSLIMATPLRSPPQSDGQSEATSKRSRTMTRLRRLTLRTMDQPRPAIYVDPATGRASGPMREKFHSYIGVVAREKVPIIHNNWKDVPETLKEIVWNDILFDIPEAAKEKTKVMPTVATRWRQFKSTLTSKFVFGNTKGQQTQDVVTKYGLDPEAWKQFEATRVTPNWETILAELIGPV; encoded by the exons ATGATTTGCGATCTTGGGCAAGAGGGGTTTCAACAGGCACATACAACCTTGTATGACAACATAGAAATTGATTccaagaagcctttgtatgctGGCTGCACATCTTTCACCAAGCTGTCTGCTGTGTTAGCTTTGGTTAACTTGAAGGCAcgatttgggtggagtgacaagagTTTCAGTGAGATGCTGATATTGCTGAAAAACATTCTTCCTGCAGATAACGTTTTGCCAAAGAATCACTACGAAGCAAATAAGATTTTATGTCCAGTTGGGAT GTACAAATTGAAGAACGGGGATTCTAGTGTACATCCAAATGCCGGCAACCCGCGTCCAGCAAAGGTGTGTTGGTATCTcccaataataccaaggttgAAGCGGCTGTTTGCTAATGGCGAAGATGCAAaaaaccttacatggcatgcagatAGCAGAAAATCAGATGGATTGTTACGACATCCTGCAGATAGTCCGCAATGGAAGGCAATTGATTGTTTGTATTTTGACTTTGGGGCCGAGCCTAGAAATTTAAGGCTTGGGCTTGCAACGGGCGGAATGAACCCATATGGAAACTTAAGCATGCGGCCCGTTTTATTGTTCATTTATAATCTCCCTTcgtggttgtgcatgaagcgaaagtaTGTAATGCTGAGTATGATGATACCTGGTCCAAGACAGCCAGGTAATGATATTGACGTATATCTAAGACCCTTAATTGACGATTTGCGGAAATTGTGGGAAGAAGGGGTTAATGTATGGGACGCAAATCTGCAACCGTCTTTTTTGTTGCGTGCCATGGTTTTTTGTACCATAAATGACTTTCTAGCCTACGGGAACTTAAGTGGATATAGTGTCAAAGGATATCACGCATGTCCTATATGTGAGCAGAATACTAGTTTCCGCCAACTTAAACATGGAAAGAAGATTGTATATACTAGGCACCGTAGATTTCTCAAACCTTATCATCCGTATCGACGATTGAAGAAGGCATTTGATGGAAGTCAGGAACATGAAACAGCGCCAAATCCATTAAGTGGGGATGAAGTTTATGACCGGGTGAAGGATGTc TTGGTTGGCTTGAAATCGcatgattgtcatgtgttaATGCAACAACTTTTGCCTGTGGCAATTCGCGGGACGTTGCCTGAAAAGGTCTGTGTTGCAATTACTCGCCTCTGTTTCATATTTAATGCTATATGTGCGAAGGTCATTGACCCTAAACAGTTAGATGATTTGAAAAATGAGGTTTCTATGGTCCTTTGTCAAATGGAGATGTATTTCCTTCCTTCATTTTATGACATAATGGTACACTTAGTTGTTCATCTGGTAAGGGAAATACGGTGTTGTGGTCCTGTGTTTTTAAGATGGATGTATCCAGTGGAGCGATACATGAAGGTCTTAAAAGGTTATACCAAGAATCAATATCGACCAGAGGCGTCAATTGTGGAAAGATATGTTGCTGAAGAATGTATTGAGTTTGCCTCACAGTACGTTGAGTCATTGAAACCAGTTGGGCTTCCTTCATCTCGTCATGACCAACCAAAAGTAGGGAAGGGCACACGTGGATACAATGTTGTGACAATGACTAGACATGATGTGTCACAagctcatttgtatatattaaacaaCACACCAGAGGTGTTACCTTACATAGAGGCTcacaaaaaacatgttagagAAACTCACCCcaaaatgaacatgatgagggTGTTGCAAGAGCATAATAAAACTTTCATAAATTGGTTTAGACAAACAATATTTGCTGATAATAGTGTTTCCAAAAGACTAACATTGTTAGCCATTGTCCCAAATCTAAATGTCCCTACTTGGAAGGGATATGACATTAACAATTACTCCTTCTACACAAAGTCACAAGATGATAAAAGTTCCGTACAAAACAGTGGGGTCAGTGTTGATGCCAATTCCGATCACTTCTGCAGTACATCGGACAACAACCCCATTCGAGCATCTATGTGTTACTATGGCGTCATTCAAGAAATTTGGGAGGTTGTTTACACTACATTTAGATTGCCTGTTTTTAAGTGCCAGTGGGTCAATGGGACAACGGGTGTGCATCAAGATCCATTGGGATTTACTTTGGTTGACCTTAGTAAGGTGGTATATATGGAGGAACCTTTCATTATGGCAGAACAAGCCAGACAAGTTTTCTACGTCGACGATCCATGTAATTCAAGTTT GATCATGGCCACACCTCTGAGGTCTCCTCCCCAGTCTGATGGTCAATCAGAGGCCACTTCGAAGCGGAGTAGAACAATGACACGGCTTAGAAGATTGACATTAAGAACCATGGATCAGCCCAGACCGGCAATTTATGTCGATCCCGCTACCGGGAGAGCATCGGGACCTATGCGTGAAAAGTTCCACAGCTATATAGGGGTAGTTGCGCGAGAAAAGGTTCCCATTATCCACAACAATTGGAAAGATGTACCTGAAACGCTCAAGGAGATAGTGTGGAATGACATATTG TTTGATATCCCAGAAGCCGCAAAGGAGAAGACGAAGGTTATGCCTACGGTTGCGACGAGATGGCGACAATTTAAGTCCACATTGACTAGCAAATTTGTCTTTGGTAACACTAAAGGGCAACAAACGCAGGATGTTGTTACAAAATATGGACTAGATCCCGAAGCTTGGAAACAATTTGAAGCGACCCGAGTGACACCTAACTGGGAG ACGATACTGGCTGAGTTAATAGGTCCTGTATGA
- the LOC114420581 gene encoding callose synthase 2-like produces the protein MAFELYGMLVGNVSPLTGELVKPAYGGDNEAFLMKVVKPIYDVIAKEAERSNMGKAKHSHWRNYDDLNEYFWSVDCFRLGWPMRVDSDFFSVPFPQQQHQVNKHEENRGPASDRWSGKTNFVEIRTFWHIFRSFDRMWSFYILCLQAMITIAWNGSGKLSSIFDGDIFKQVLSIFITAAILKLAQGS, from the exons ATGGCATTTGAGTTGTATGGGATGTTAGTTGGGAATGTTAGTCCACTGACTGGTGAACTTGTAAAGCCTGCCTATGGTGGTGATAATGAGGCTTTTCTTATGAAAGTAGTAAAACCAATATATGATGTAATAGCCAAg GAAGCTGAGAGAAGTAATATGGGAAAAGCAAAGCATTCTCACTGGAGAAATTATGATgatttaaatgaatatttttg GTCAGTTGATTGTTTTCGGCTAGGTTGGCCTATGCGTGTTGACTCTGATTTCTTCTCTGTTCCTTTTCCTCAACAGCAACATCAAGTTAACAAACACGAG GAAAACAGAGGTCCTGCTTCAGACCGGTGGAGTGGGAAAACTAATTTTGTTGAAATACGCACATTTTGGCATATATTTAGAAGTTTTGATAGAATGTGGAGCTTTTATATACTATGTTTACAG GCGATGATAACCATTGCTTGGAATGGTTCCGGAAAATTAAGCTCAATATTTGATGGTGATATTTTCAAGCAAGTTCTCAGCATCTTCATAACTGCTGCAATATTGAAGCTTGCACAAGGTAGTTAG